Proteins encoded together in one Bacteroides zoogleoformans window:
- a CDS encoding sugar transferase, producing MFYYIYIGQNRTAIAHLQQMIKGMFMVVSEATKAPKILDGIRERYSTTILYEKISAETDVPAITRLHEHFPRVYITLVTDNIAPEERMLYVKAGVQNTLPPETSEESIQQMCDYLKIREAAKLQEFQKQRSRDEIFHLPLWKRLFDLFFAGFALMALLPLLIITAIAIRLESKGSIIYKSKRVGTNYNIFDFLKFRSMYTDADKRLRELSNLNQYQSEEPEQAPTEETKDIIGDKADIPISNDLVISDDFILAEQDFRKQKEKKKKNAFVKIENDPRVTRVGRIIRKYSIDELPQLINVLKGDMSIIGNRPLPLYEAELLTSDDAIDRFMGPAGLTGLWQVEKRGDSGRMSADERKQLDIKYAKEFSFALDMKILLKTFTAFIQKENV from the coding sequence ATGTTCTACTACATCTATATAGGTCAGAATCGTACAGCCATCGCTCATTTACAACAAATGATCAAAGGAATGTTCATGGTTGTATCCGAAGCTACCAAAGCTCCCAAAATACTCGACGGCATCCGCGAGCGTTACAGCACGACCATCCTTTATGAAAAAATCTCTGCAGAAACCGATGTTCCTGCCATCACCCGCCTTCACGAACACTTTCCAAGGGTATACATCACATTGGTCACGGACAATATAGCTCCCGAAGAACGTATGCTCTACGTCAAAGCCGGAGTACAAAACACCCTCCCGCCGGAAACATCCGAAGAAAGCATCCAACAGATGTGCGACTATCTCAAGATACGTGAAGCCGCCAAACTACAGGAATTCCAAAAGCAACGGAGCCGGGACGAAATCTTTCACCTACCATTGTGGAAACGTCTTTTCGACCTGTTTTTTGCCGGCTTTGCACTCATGGCACTCTTGCCCCTGCTGATTATCACAGCCATTGCCATCCGTTTGGAAAGCAAAGGCAGCATCATCTACAAGTCAAAACGTGTAGGCACCAACTATAATATCTTTGATTTTCTTAAATTTCGTTCCATGTACACTGATGCCGACAAGCGCTTGAGAGAGTTGAGTAATCTCAATCAATACCAATCAGAAGAGCCGGAACAAGCGCCAACAGAAGAGACCAAAGACATTATCGGCGATAAGGCCGACATTCCCATTTCCAATGATTTAGTCATCTCCGATGACTTCATATTGGCGGAACAAGATTTCCGCAAACAGAAAGAAAAGAAAAAAAAGAACGCCTTTGTCAAGATAGAGAACGACCCGCGTGTCACACGTGTTGGCCGCATCATCCGCAAATACAGCATTGACGAACTGCCTCAGCTCATCAATGTGCTAAAAGGCGATATGAGCATCATCGGCAACCGTCCTCTCCCTCTCTACGAAGCTGAACTGTTGACCAGCGACGACGCCATCGACCGCTTCATGGGTCCTGCGGGACTGACCGGGCTTTGGCAGGTAGAAAAGCGCGGTGATTCCGGTCGTATGTCCGCCGACGAGCGCAAGCAACTGGACATCAAATATGCCAAAGAATTTTCTTTCGCATTAGACATGAAAATACTTTTAAAGACCTTTACGGCATTCATCCAAAAAGAAAACGTATGA
- a CDS encoding TolC family protein — protein sequence MKQNRHIPFILCSITLLALFLLPFKTAAQEMSREDRLKILQALKEGDAALEANTLGRIDQDIPEEITSMTLPPLSIFLDAVLENAMVKSAQSQVAQQENALRMEKRNWWNYIRLNSNYSYGRFNTLNQNSDTYIDWYQVTSTGTRSTFNVGASLSVGLGDLINRPLKLKNYRYNIEQLKYTQEQVMEERRLKVMDAYNNVTAQLATIKAKAENAALYNAQMKISENNFIQGKIDIIALSLERARRSGAVTTYAEARVSLHNAITLLEMLTNVKIVKEK from the coding sequence ATGAAACAAAACAGACATATTCCATTTATCCTTTGCAGCATAACTCTTCTGGCACTGTTTTTACTGCCTTTTAAAACTGCCGCACAAGAAATGTCACGCGAAGACCGCCTTAAAATTTTGCAGGCATTGAAAGAAGGCGACGCCGCCTTGGAAGCAAACACCCTCGGACGGATTGACCAAGACATACCGGAAGAAATCACCTCAATGACACTTCCTCCACTTTCCATTTTTCTGGATGCGGTATTGGAAAATGCAATGGTGAAAAGTGCGCAGTCACAAGTGGCACAACAAGAAAATGCACTTCGGATGGAAAAAAGAAATTGGTGGAACTACATCCGCTTGAACAGCAACTATTCGTATGGGCGATTCAACACCCTGAACCAAAACAGCGACACGTATATAGACTGGTATCAAGTCACTTCCACAGGAACGCGTAGCACTTTTAATGTGGGAGCCAGCCTCAGTGTAGGTTTGGGCGATCTCATCAACCGCCCCCTTAAACTGAAAAATTATCGATACAACATCGAGCAATTGAAATATACACAAGAACAAGTGATGGAAGAACGAAGACTGAAAGTGATGGATGCCTACAATAATGTCACCGCACAGCTGGCCACCATCAAGGCCAAAGCCGAAAACGCCGCTCTATACAATGCGCAGATGAAGATATCGGAGAACAACTTCATTCAGGGAAAGATAGACATCATTGCACTGTCATTGGAACGTGCCCGCCGTTCGGGAGCCGTAACAACCTATGCCGAGGCACGCGTATCTTTGCACAATGCCATCACTTTGCTTGAGATGCTTACCAACGTAAAAATAGTAAAAGAAAAATAA
- a CDS encoding O-antigen ligase family protein, which produces MLTSNRDIPIGTISSAIVAVGLFTIAYHCMRGQTIGALAVAGIPLAALWFSVSVRYPIISLFTYGATACFWGAIARRLERFTNISALLEVTLIYFFACMLFHALTTRDFQWKRAFNPLTVGFFAWFVYCFVELINPSALTEAWINSRSFYPNMVLLAIFCSVLFTKYNHLKYLVNGLAIFVIITFIKMMIQKELGFDEYEIRWLMAGSYRTHLLSSGTRYFSTFSDAGNFGSNMGGFALMYAILAIYTGSRRFKLFYLLVSALAIVGMFMSGTRGAMIVPLGGMILFTIIAKNIKMTAIVGVCAIVIYLFFAHTYIGEGNQYVRRMRTAFKPSEDASLNVRLENQKLIAEYLKDKPFGEGMGLAGVESRKYGERYITEIPVDSYYVKIWVQTGIVGILLHVGIFVLLILWGCYVIMFKVKDKKIRYILSGMICSLFGLMLSAYGNQFFGQPNTQFLLFTFMACILNGSYIDRDFSESRQKKQSVKTLKTISV; this is translated from the coding sequence ATGTTGACTTCAAACCGAGACATACCCATAGGGACAATCAGTTCCGCCATCGTAGCGGTCGGGTTGTTTACCATAGCCTACCATTGCATGCGTGGTCAGACTATCGGTGCCCTTGCCGTGGCAGGCATTCCGCTTGCCGCATTATGGTTCAGCGTATCGGTCCGCTACCCCATCATCAGCCTTTTCACCTATGGAGCCACAGCATGTTTTTGGGGAGCCATAGCCCGTAGGTTAGAACGCTTCACCAACATCAGCGCACTGCTTGAGGTGACATTGATCTACTTCTTCGCCTGCATGTTGTTTCATGCCCTCACCACACGCGATTTTCAGTGGAAACGGGCGTTCAATCCACTCACGGTTGGCTTTTTTGCATGGTTCGTATACTGTTTCGTCGAACTCATCAACCCCAGCGCACTAACCGAAGCTTGGATAAACTCGCGCAGTTTCTATCCTAATATGGTGCTTTTGGCCATATTCTGCTCCGTATTGTTCACCAAATACAATCACCTGAAGTATTTAGTAAATGGACTGGCCATATTCGTGATAATCACTTTCATCAAGATGATGATACAGAAAGAACTTGGTTTTGACGAATACGAAATCAGGTGGCTGATGGCCGGCAGCTACCGCACCCACCTGCTCTCGTCGGGTACGCGCTATTTCTCCACTTTTTCCGATGCGGGCAACTTTGGGTCAAACATGGGGGGCTTCGCATTGATGTATGCCATTCTGGCGATCTATACCGGTAGCAGGCGATTCAAACTATTCTATTTGTTAGTGTCCGCTCTTGCCATTGTAGGCATGTTCATGTCGGGCACCCGTGGAGCCATGATTGTACCGTTGGGAGGGATGATACTCTTCACCATCATTGCCAAAAACATAAAGATGACAGCCATTGTCGGTGTATGCGCCATCGTCATCTACCTCTTTTTCGCCCACACCTACATAGGCGAGGGCAACCAGTATGTGCGCCGCATGCGCACGGCTTTCAAGCCTTCGGAAGACGCTTCGCTCAACGTGCGACTCGAAAACCAGAAGCTCATAGCTGAATACCTTAAGGACAAACCTTTCGGCGAGGGCATGGGACTGGCCGGTGTGGAGTCGCGGAAATACGGCGAACGCTACATCACCGAAATCCCTGTGGACTCTTACTACGTGAAGATATGGGTGCAGACCGGCATCGTGGGTATACTGTTACACGTGGGCATATTCGTGCTACTCATCCTATGGGGCTGCTATGTCATCATGTTCAAAGTGAAAGACAAAAAGATACGATACATTCTTTCGGGAATGATTTGCTCTCTGTTCGGATTGATGCTGAGCGCCTACGGCAACCAGTTCTTCGGACAGCCCAACACGCAGTTCCTTTTGTTCACTTTCATGGCCTGCATACTTAACGGCTCCTACATAGACCGCGATTTTTCAGAAAGCAGGCAAAAAAAACAATCAGTTAAAACCCTAAAAACAATATCCGTATGA
- a CDS encoding response regulator, whose amino-acid sequence MKKILLVDDKATIGKILSLYLEKEYDFTYVEDPLKAIEWLHEGNEPALIISDIRMPNMSGEEFLHYLKSNELFKQIPVIMLSSEDSSSNRIKLLEDGAADYILKPFNPMELKVRIKKFI is encoded by the coding sequence ATGAAAAAGATATTGTTAGTAGATGATAAAGCAACCATCGGAAAAATACTTTCGCTATATTTAGAGAAAGAGTACGACTTCACTTATGTTGAAGACCCTTTGAAAGCAATCGAGTGGCTGCACGAAGGCAATGAGCCGGCTCTGATCATTTCAGACATCCGTATGCCCAACATGAGCGGAGAAGAATTTCTCCATTACCTTAAAAGCAACGAGCTGTTCAAACAGATTCCCGTCATCATGCTCTCCAGCGAAGACAGTAGCAGCAACCGCATCAAACTGCTCGAAGACGGAGCGGCAGATTATATCCTGAAACCTTTCAACCCGATGGAGCTGAAAGTAAGAATCAAAAAATTTATTTGA
- a CDS encoding glycosyltransferase family 4 protein, producing MRIAIEAQRIFRCDKHGMDFVILEVLKELQSRKGDNEYFVFVAPGEDRCLHESANLHIIELKCPIYPLWEQIALPLAVRRLKVDMLHCTSNTAPLYSDVPIVLTLHDIIFLDKEKPGGMSRYQQLGRYYRRWNVPKIVGRCRHVITVSETECSNILKEFPMLENRLSVAYNGYSNQYRTLSKDETVSVTRKYIAEDEYLLFLGNTDPRKNTRGVLRSYHEYLNRSQRKMKLIVTGTEQAYVESMLIDMGIDSCAPNIIYTGYVPGEDLPALYNGAFTFLFPSIKEGFGIPILEAMACGTPVITGNASAMPEVAGPGAILVNPQKPQEITDALLRLETDNLFYKQQVHYGLKRVEQFSWKNTAEEYVKIYNDILVK from the coding sequence ATGAGAATAGCCATTGAAGCACAGCGCATCTTCCGATGCGACAAGCATGGGATGGACTTTGTTATTTTAGAGGTTCTGAAGGAGCTTCAAAGCCGAAAAGGTGACAATGAATATTTTGTGTTTGTTGCACCTGGCGAAGACCGTTGCCTGCACGAATCGGCCAATCTTCATATCATCGAATTGAAATGTCCCATCTATCCACTATGGGAACAGATAGCTTTGCCCTTAGCCGTCAGACGTTTAAAGGTCGACATGCTACATTGCACCTCCAACACAGCACCATTGTATTCGGACGTACCCATTGTACTGACACTTCATGACATCATTTTTTTGGATAAAGAGAAGCCTGGAGGGATGTCACGTTATCAACAATTAGGTCGGTACTACCGTCGTTGGAATGTTCCGAAAATTGTAGGGCGTTGCCGTCACGTCATTACAGTGTCTGAAACGGAGTGTAGCAATATTTTAAAAGAATTCCCCATGTTGGAAAACCGTCTCAGTGTGGCATATAACGGATACAGCAATCAGTACCGCACATTGTCGAAAGACGAGACGGTTTCCGTCACCCGCAAATACATAGCGGAAGACGAATACCTTCTGTTTCTGGGAAACACCGATCCGCGCAAGAACACAAGGGGCGTATTACGCTCCTACCATGAATATCTGAATCGGTCGCAAAGAAAAATGAAACTTATTGTAACCGGAACGGAACAGGCTTACGTAGAAAGCATGTTAATCGATATGGGCATTGACAGTTGTGCGCCCAATATCATTTATACGGGTTATGTGCCCGGTGAAGATTTACCGGCCCTATATAACGGTGCCTTCACCTTTCTTTTTCCTTCAATCAAGGAAGGATTCGGCATTCCCATACTCGAAGCTATGGCATGCGGCACGCCGGTTATCACAGGAAACGCCTCTGCCATGCCCGAAGTGGCAGGGCCGGGTGCCATTCTCGTCAATCCGCAGAAACCGCAAGAGATAACAGACGCATTGCTGCGCTTGGAAACCGATAACCTCTTCTACAAGCAACAAGTACATTACGGTTTGAAACGCGTGGAGCAATTTTCTTGGAAAAACACAGCTGAAGAGTATGTAAAAATTTATAATGATATATTAGTAAAATAG
- a CDS encoding glycosyltransferase family 2 protein, producing MMDIFSIFNPDWWMDENNNALQIADAVLFLFLSIPVIYLFICSLFSLGKYKNPYPKAAIEHRFLVLFSVLRNGKEVIESINYFLDTQNYPREKYDIAVAATQLSEEDLITLLQMPVNIVVPDREQCTKVYAIQQAMERYSPNEYDMVVIFNSDNRIVPNALNLFNNAFYSGCDAIQAHRMTENLTTSIAILNAASEEINNNLFRKAHTRMGFSSALIGSAMAFEFQMFHGIAPTLSGSDLTKSMETALLKQNIYTEYMEEVVCYSKKEDNADSYEARRQEWIETQYSTTFHAIKKLPLAMLKGEWDYVNKLFQWLLPSRFLLIALITFCTFIVTILDWTISLKWYMLLACITLTFIMALPEGEIARRFKNAFWALPVLIFASLFSHIKQFKKKKNNNNVSADTKTEKK from the coding sequence ATGATGGACATTTTTTCCATATTCAATCCCGACTGGTGGATGGACGAGAACAACAATGCACTGCAAATTGCCGACGCTGTGCTGTTTCTATTTTTATCTATTCCGGTAATTTATTTGTTTATATGTTCTCTTTTTTCCTTGGGCAAGTATAAGAACCCCTATCCCAAAGCTGCAATAGAACATCGCTTTCTGGTATTGTTCAGTGTATTACGCAATGGCAAAGAAGTGATTGAGTCCATCAACTATTTTTTGGATACGCAAAATTATCCGCGCGAGAAATACGACATAGCCGTGGCTGCAACACAATTGTCCGAAGAGGATTTGATTACCTTACTGCAAATGCCGGTCAACATCGTTGTGCCCGATCGCGAGCAATGTACTAAGGTCTATGCCATCCAGCAGGCCATGGAACGTTATTCTCCGAATGAATACGACATGGTAGTCATCTTCAATTCAGATAACCGCATTGTGCCCAATGCGCTCAATCTGTTCAACAACGCATTTTATTCAGGTTGTGATGCCATTCAAGCGCATCGCATGACGGAGAACCTCACCACCAGCATTGCTATTCTCAATGCCGCCAGTGAGGAAATCAATAACAACCTTTTCCGTAAGGCACATACCCGCATGGGATTCTCTTCCGCACTGATCGGTTCGGCCATGGCATTCGAATTCCAGATGTTTCATGGAATTGCGCCCACCCTATCCGGTTCGGACTTGACAAAATCCATGGAAACGGCCCTGCTAAAGCAAAACATCTATACCGAATACATGGAAGAAGTAGTGTGTTACAGCAAGAAAGAAGATAATGCCGATAGTTATGAGGCACGCAGGCAGGAATGGATCGAGACTCAATACAGCACTACTTTCCATGCCATAAAGAAGCTTCCTTTGGCCATGCTGAAAGGAGAGTGGGATTATGTAAACAAGCTGTTCCAATGGTTGCTTCCTTCGCGCTTCCTGCTCATTGCCCTTATTACTTTCTGTACCTTCATCGTGACCATACTCGATTGGACTATAAGCCTAAAATGGTATATGCTGTTAGCTTGCATCACATTGACATTTATCATGGCCTTGCCAGAAGGTGAAATAGCCCGGCGCTTCAAAAATGCTTTCTGGGCATTACCTGTCCTTATTTTTGCCTCTCTATTCAGTCACATTAAACAGTTTAAGAAGAAAAAAAATAATAATAACGTTTCAGCAGATACAAAAACTGAAAAAAAATGA
- a CDS encoding GumC family protein: MDIVQFISQFFYRIRYWLVWGSLLVTGAVIYFTQFLPFTYTVNSQIYAGVTNETNLDGSRVVNVGSTFDNLINIAKSKSTLEKVSLRLLATNLVHGEEWNDNQYIKAKHYRQLLRSAPKEVLSLVDRNSVEKTTENLQKYRKENGRNFVYGMFSRPVPFYGQNALKSIDIKRLDNSDLLNISYTCEDPGIAQHTVKLVEDELLKAYEILRFSATNNVIAYFEEQVRLAKELLTREEDDLMNYNVAKQVINYNEQTKALAITKYQVDDREELTTRTYESAVALRQMLEDKMDIRAKIIRDNTNLLQQLEKVTNLNQKILEEEIFTSDKNYNNNKNLIQNKAELKKTEQAISHLSDNLNEYNFTKEGVGIENMVIEWLLACVNEAKAKAELKVLQERKNDITDQFQTFSPVGTQVKRKERAVGIAEDTYRQQLHGLSEAHLRLQNIKMTTANLQIIAPPDFPLEDNGRKRMFYIIVAFVSSLVFISAYFLIIELLDRTLRDAERSHRLTRLPVIAAFNGISNLKFRGFLKACNRRAAAYSCRQLNNYLAVGRPTVINLLSMEEREGKSFLAKYFIDYWRTENLNVRLVKAGVDFETNTQTYIQARRLSDFWQLNGAEQAPDIILVEYPAASVATLPLAVIKQADFNLLIANAARLWGKDDNVRLKSIREALDETRMALYLNNADRDVVESFTGELPPRTPLHSFFTRLAQLGLTSKRAAVK, encoded by the coding sequence ATGGATATCGTACAGTTCATTTCACAGTTCTTCTACCGCATACGCTATTGGTTGGTATGGGGCAGTCTTCTTGTAACCGGAGCTGTGATTTACTTCACACAGTTTCTGCCTTTCACCTATACAGTGAACAGCCAGATCTATGCAGGCGTAACCAACGAAACCAATCTTGACGGTAGCAGAGTGGTGAACGTGGGCAGCACCTTTGACAACCTCATAAACATAGCCAAGTCTAAAAGTACCTTGGAGAAAGTATCGTTGCGACTGCTTGCCACCAACTTGGTGCACGGCGAGGAGTGGAATGACAACCAATATATCAAGGCCAAACACTATCGTCAGTTGCTGCGATCAGCCCCGAAAGAAGTATTGTCTCTGGTAGACCGCAATTCCGTAGAAAAAACCACGGAAAATCTGCAAAAATACCGAAAGGAAAACGGTAGGAATTTTGTCTATGGCATGTTCAGCCGCCCCGTACCTTTCTATGGGCAAAATGCGCTTAAATCTATTGACATAAAACGATTGGATAACAGCGACCTGCTAAACATATCTTATACTTGCGAAGACCCGGGAATTGCCCAGCATACGGTAAAACTTGTGGAAGACGAGTTGCTGAAAGCATATGAAATTCTCCGCTTCAGTGCCACCAACAACGTGATAGCCTATTTTGAGGAACAGGTTAGGCTTGCCAAAGAGTTACTCACCAGAGAAGAAGATGATTTGATGAACTATAATGTAGCAAAACAAGTCATCAATTATAATGAACAAACTAAAGCACTTGCCATAACAAAATATCAAGTAGACGACCGTGAAGAATTAACCACACGTACTTATGAGAGCGCTGTGGCACTTCGCCAAATGTTGGAGGATAAAATGGATATACGGGCCAAAATAATCCGTGACAACACAAACTTGCTACAGCAGTTAGAAAAGGTTACCAACTTGAATCAAAAGATCTTGGAAGAAGAAATATTTACATCCGACAAAAATTACAATAACAATAAAAACTTAATCCAAAATAAAGCCGAACTTAAGAAAACGGAACAAGCTATTAGTCATTTATCTGACAATCTTAACGAATATAATTTCACAAAAGAGGGAGTCGGTATTGAAAATATGGTAATAGAATGGCTTTTAGCATGCGTCAATGAGGCAAAGGCAAAGGCAGAGTTGAAAGTTCTTCAAGAACGTAAAAATGATATAACTGACCAATTTCAAACATTTTCTCCCGTAGGCACCCAAGTGAAGCGCAAGGAGCGCGCCGTGGGCATAGCCGAGGATACCTACCGCCAGCAACTTCACGGTCTGTCAGAGGCTCACCTTCGCCTGCAGAATATCAAAATGACCACCGCCAACCTTCAGATCATCGCCCCACCCGATTTTCCACTTGAGGACAATGGGCGCAAACGCATGTTCTACATCATCGTGGCCTTTGTGAGCAGCCTTGTGTTCATCAGTGCCTATTTTCTTATTATAGAGTTGCTGGATCGCACGTTGCGCGACGCCGAACGCAGTCACCGGCTCACAAGACTTCCGGTCATCGCAGCTTTCAACGGCATCAGCAATCTCAAGTTCCGTGGCTTCCTGAAGGCTTGCAACCGGCGTGCGGCAGCCTATTCGTGTCGTCAGCTCAATAATTATCTGGCAGTGGGTCGTCCCACGGTCATCAACCTGCTCAGCATGGAAGAGCGAGAAGGGAAATCTTTCCTCGCCAAATATTTCATTGACTATTGGAGAACAGAAAACCTCAACGTGCGGTTGGTGAAAGCCGGGGTGGACTTCGAGACCAACACGCAGACCTACATACAGGCGCGCCGTTTGTCCGACTTCTGGCAGCTCAATGGTGCGGAACAAGCACCCGATATTATCCTTGTAGAATATCCTGCGGCCTCTGTCGCCACCCTTCCGTTGGCAGTGATAAAGCAGGCTGACTTTAATCTACTGATAGCCAATGCCGCCCGGTTATGGGGCAAGGACGACAACGTTCGCCTAAAGTCCATACGAGAGGCTTTGGATGAAACCCGCATGGCATTGTACCTGAACAACGCCGACCGTGATGTGGTTGAGAGTTTCACTGGTGAACTTCCACCGAGAACTCCGCTTCACAGTTTCTTCACTCGTCTGGCTCAATTGGGTCTGACCTCAAAACGTGCGGCTGTAAAATAA
- a CDS encoding LruC domain-containing protein has translation MGKKNKYTYPPLLILFITVGLLFQGCKEDVFNPEKVKATYQDRFPVKDIDPEMDWKTTRAVQVDVAVNLDADTDYSIRIYDDNPLTENSAAHLLSEGTANNKMAFLSTMDCPIDVTDVYVCLTDASNRSVVKLCSIEDGNLQTLFGLSPSTRAATRAGNNGITIYTPDRTEAEIKVLAATAKELNEKVVIKKGDVYKISKGTTYQGKITNHGINNGTATIIVEGTWEPKGNMSKINTGIDLIVAGDGKIILPKDGNRNNEKALYLVGSSRFIVFQGGSIVGETTGTGCIYLSNASGGRFNYNAGTIQVHTLEMSVANGTFYNSGKIDANELIINNNGSKLINQGEANLVTVPHSNCLIENGCRLTVSQDFYGSLVLGDNCSATIGNYAPNGNWGGKYITMGSNSMLTINGTAKLAGIKVTGPQNGNALIKIGTLTDLNGFKHENGHIYYEVQTDQITDVWMRKTFLHYLLNTNGTLSKWGEAPIHIPAGDCTGKGNIPASGTGTSTTDEAITYTYAFEDNFPMVGDYDFNDIVLDVKTSYKREKQSNAIKYIQLDVTLVAAGAGHTLGAGLRIVNIPKSAIRSIRTGGDDRRFQETLTSPRTGKLFFAYNPSTHMENGDNDIVIPLFNDEHQVFGVEQGTHVNTASTAGLHADGKKAYTYEIIIELADQTKQSPLFSKDNLDFFICYQYQQMPKRVEVHLYEFWKNKTTAGGMAMDTNLDLAGNNTWAICVPNFRYPKELVNISISSNPSAGAYPLFLNWAKNRNANTDWYLSPNENKVYR, from the coding sequence ATGGGAAAGAAAAACAAATACACATATCCTCCGCTTTTAATCTTATTCATCACGGTAGGATTGCTTTTTCAAGGATGCAAAGAGGACGTCTTCAATCCGGAAAAAGTAAAGGCTACTTATCAAGACAGATTTCCGGTAAAGGACATCGACCCCGAAATGGACTGGAAAACGACACGTGCCGTCCAGGTAGATGTGGCAGTCAATCTGGATGCCGATACAGATTACTCCATCCGTATTTATGACGATAACCCATTGACTGAGAACTCTGCCGCCCATCTGCTCTCTGAAGGAACAGCAAACAATAAGATGGCTTTTCTTTCGACCATGGACTGCCCCATCGATGTGACAGATGTTTATGTCTGCCTGACCGACGCCTCCAACCGCAGTGTCGTAAAATTATGCTCCATCGAGGACGGAAACCTACAGACATTGTTCGGCCTGTCACCATCGACCCGTGCCGCAACCCGAGCCGGCAATAACGGTATCACCATTTATACCCCCGACCGCACGGAAGCCGAAATCAAAGTGCTTGCCGCAACGGCCAAAGAACTAAACGAGAAAGTTGTCATCAAAAAGGGTGATGTGTATAAGATTTCCAAAGGCACTACCTATCAAGGAAAGATAACGAATCACGGAATCAACAATGGTACAGCCACTATAATAGTAGAAGGCACTTGGGAACCTAAAGGCAATATGTCCAAAATAAATACCGGTATAGACTTGATAGTGGCCGGTGACGGCAAGATTATTCTTCCAAAAGATGGAAACAGAAACAACGAAAAAGCATTATATCTTGTCGGTAGCAGCCGATTCATTGTTTTTCAGGGAGGTTCAATCGTTGGAGAAACGACCGGAACAGGCTGCATCTACCTATCCAATGCTTCGGGCGGCCGTTTCAATTATAATGCAGGCACCATCCAAGTCCACACACTCGAAATGAGTGTGGCCAACGGGACGTTCTATAATAGCGGGAAAATAGACGCAAATGAATTGATAATCAATAACAACGGCAGCAAGCTCATAAATCAAGGGGAAGCAAATTTAGTGACAGTTCCTCACTCCAATTGTCTCATTGAGAACGGTTGCCGTCTCACCGTCTCCCAAGATTTTTACGGAAGTTTGGTGCTGGGCGACAACTGCTCGGCCACCATAGGCAATTACGCTCCAAACGGAAACTGGGGTGGTAAATATATCACTATGGGCAGTAACTCCATGCTCACCATCAACGGAACGGCCAAACTGGCCGGTATAAAAGTCACCGGTCCGCAGAACGGCAACGCCTTGATAAAGATAGGTACACTGACCGATTTAAATGGATTCAAACACGAGAACGGGCATATCTATTACGAAGTGCAAACAGACCAAATAACCGATGTATGGATGCGCAAAACTTTTCTACACTACCTTCTCAACACAAACGGTACGCTCTCCAAATGGGGAGAAGCCCCCATCCATATTCCCGCCGGCGACTGTACCGGCAAAGGAAACATACCGGCTTCGGGCACCGGAACTTCCACAACAGACGAAGCCATCACCTACACCTATGCTTTCGAAGACAATTTCCCCATGGTGGGCGACTATGACTTCAACGACATTGTGCTTGACGTAAAAACCTCTTATAAGCGAGAGAAGCAAAGCAATGCCATAAAATACATACAACTCGACGTCACGCTGGTAGCCGCAGGTGCCGGTCACACCTTAGGCGCAGGATTGCGTATTGTCAACATTCCCAAATCCGCTATCCGAAGCATCCGTACCGGTGGAGACGACCGCCGTTTCCAAGAAACACTGACCTCGCCACGCACGGGCAAACTTTTTTTCGCCTATAACCCTTCCACCCACATGGAAAACGGTGACAATGACATCGTCATCCCCTTGTTCAACGACGAACATCAAGTATTCGGCGTAGAGCAAGGTACCCACGTCAACACAGCCAGTACAGCCGGTCTGCATGCCGATGGAAAGAAAGCCTACACTTACGAAATCATCATCGAATTGGCTGACCAAACCAAACAGTCTCCGCTCTTCTCCAAAGACAACCTCGACTTCTTCATCTGCTATCAATATCAGCAGATGCCGAAGCGCGTGGAAGTGCACCTTTATGAGTTTTGGAAAAACAAAACCACTGCCGGCGGCATGGCCATGGACACCAATCTTGATTTGGCAGGAAACAACACGTGGGCCATCTGCGTGCCCAATTTCCGTTATCCAAAGGAATTGGTCAATATCTCCATCTCTTCCAATCCCTCGGCCGGAGCTTACCCCTTGTTCCTTAATTGGGCAAAAAACCGCAACGCCAATACAGACTGGTATCTGTCTCCCAACGAAAATAAAGTATACAGATAA